One uncultured Gellertiella sp. genomic window carries:
- a CDS encoding pilus assembly protein: MLFHRLIADRSGNFATFTAILMTGLCGFAGLVIDLSTALTRRAEIQEAADAAVLSVAQMGLTSQTALRYQVEKAFAANDHERFGSHTRITDVTLTPEKRVRVTLATHIPLAMGSLLVPDGFEVDLTSEAEKGVLYPLDVALVLDTTLSMRGQKLADLQAATRSLLSIFQTRAGGTARFAIVPFGQYVNVGTGNRNRPWISVPGDSSTSRNVCTTTSPIISQTCHSVPATVYVDGTPTSSTTSVCSNIVYGPAVTSCAVQTTTRTWNGCVGSRDAPLDQSDASPASPYAGIQNFTCASPLTPLTSDFTALNRAVSALSVTGDTYIPAGLVWGLNTLSPEEPFAEASNDPRDTNRYLVLMTDGDNSLRALYPAHGGAINGNAANDTLTRNSANAKMLAVCDAAKTSGITVFTVSVGSVLPSSLEALSSCASDPSKSINIRNSADLLSVFNDFAGRIMSTRLTQ; this comes from the coding sequence ATGTTGTTTCATAGATTGATTGCCGACCGATCCGGAAATTTTGCGACCTTTACCGCCATCCTGATGACGGGGCTGTGCGGCTTTGCCGGGCTGGTCATTGATCTCTCGACGGCGCTGACCCGGCGGGCGGAGATTCAGGAGGCGGCGGATGCGGCGGTCCTGTCGGTGGCACAGATGGGCCTGACCTCCCAGACGGCACTGCGCTATCAGGTGGAAAAGGCCTTTGCCGCCAATGATCATGAACGTTTCGGCAGCCATACCCGGATCACCGATGTCACGCTGACTCCGGAAAAGCGGGTGCGCGTCACGCTCGCCACCCATATTCCGCTCGCCATGGGATCGCTGCTGGTGCCGGATGGTTTTGAGGTCGACCTGACCTCGGAAGCGGAAAAGGGCGTGCTCTATCCGCTCGATGTGGCCCTGGTTCTCGACACAACCCTGTCGATGCGCGGCCAGAAACTGGCCGACCTGCAGGCCGCTACCCGCTCGCTGCTGTCGATTTTCCAGACCAGGGCTGGTGGCACCGCCCGTTTCGCCATCGTGCCCTTCGGACAATATGTCAATGTCGGCACCGGCAACCGCAACCGTCCCTGGATCAGCGTGCCCGGGGATTCCTCGACCTCGCGCAATGTCTGCACCACCACCTCCCCGATTATCAGCCAGACATGCCATTCGGTTCCGGCGACGGTCTATGTCGACGGCACCCCGACATCATCGACCACATCTGTCTGCAGCAATATCGTCTATGGCCCGGCGGTCACAAGTTGCGCGGTGCAAACCACCACCCGGACCTGGAACGGCTGCGTCGGTTCGCGCGATGCGCCGCTGGATCAAAGCGATGCCTCCCCCGCCTCTCCCTATGCCGGAATCCAGAATTTCACCTGCGCCTCGCCACTGACCCCGCTGACCTCGGATTTCACCGCGCTCAACCGCGCCGTCAGCGCCCTGTCGGTCACCGGCGACACCTATATTCCGGCGGGCCTCGTCTGGGGCCTGAATACGCTGAGCCCGGAGGAGCCCTTTGCCGAGGCATCGAATGATCCCCGCGACACCAACCGCTACCTGGTGCTGATGACCGATGGCGACAATTCGCTGCGGGCGCTTTACCCGGCCCATGGTGGCGCGATCAACGGCAATGCCGCCAATGACACGCTGACCCGCAATTCCGCCAATGCCAAAATGCTGGCCGTCTGCGATGCGGCAAAGACGAGCGGCATCACGGTCTTCACCGTCTCGGTCGGCAGCGTGCTGCCCTCATCGCTTGAGGCCCTGTCATCCTGCGCAAGCGACCCGTCAAAATCGATCAACATCCGGAATTCGGCAGACCTGCTCAGCGTTTTCAACGATTTCGCAGGCAGGATCATGAGCACACGGCTGACACAGTAG
- a CDS encoding YqgE/AlgH family protein, producing the protein MVLSKLTDNPKILTRLKGERERGHFDGQFLIAMPGIFDHNFSRTVIYVCAHSPDGAMGFILNRKQAITFPEILLHLKMIDQNEAIMLPSSTRDFPIQTGGPVETGRGFVLHSDDYLSGSSIPVSEDICLTATLDIVRAISDGSGPKRATMLLGYAGWGPGQLEQEIGRNGWLHCAPDDDLIFDPDLDAKYERALALMGISPAMLSAEAGHA; encoded by the coding sequence ATGGTTCTGTCGAAGCTCACCGACAATCCGAAGATTCTGACGCGACTCAAGGGCGAGCGCGAGCGCGGCCATTTCGACGGCCAGTTCCTGATCGCCATGCCGGGGATCTTCGATCACAATTTCTCCAGAACCGTCATCTATGTCTGTGCCCATTCCCCTGATGGCGCGATGGGCTTCATCCTCAATCGCAAGCAGGCGATCACCTTTCCCGAAATCCTGCTGCATCTGAAGATGATCGACCAGAACGAGGCGATCATGCTGCCGAGCTCGACGCGGGATTTCCCGATCCAGACGGGCGGTCCCGTTGAAACCGGGCGCGGCTTCGTGCTGCATTCCGACGATTATCTGAGTGGCTCCAGCATCCCGGTCAGCGAGGATATTTGCCTGACGGCAACGCTGGATATCGTACGGGCGATTTCTGACGGCTCAGGCCCGAAACGGGCCACCATGCTTCTGGGCTATGCCGGCTGGGGGCCTGGCCAGCTGGAACAGGAAATCGGCCGCAATGGCTGGCTGCACTGTGCGCCCGACGACGACCTGATCTTTGATCCCGATCTCGATGCCAAATATGAGCGGGCGCTGGCCCTGATGGGCATTTCCCCCGCCATGCTCAGCGCGGAAGCCGGACACGCCTGA
- a CDS encoding peroxiredoxin, protein MTIAIGDRLPDATFKEKTKDGPVETALKDITAGKKVILFAVPGAFTPTCSLNHLPGFLENRDAFLAKGVDDIAVISVNDWHVMGAWAEHSGGMGKIHFLADWNGAFTRALGLDADLSGGGLGLRSKRYSMLVEDGVVTALNLEENPGQATVSGAAAMLGQL, encoded by the coding sequence ATGACCATTGCCATCGGCGACCGCCTGCCCGACGCCACCTTCAAGGAAAAGACCAAGGACGGCCCGGTCGAAACCGCGCTCAAGGACATCACCGCCGGCAAGAAGGTGATCCTGTTTGCCGTGCCCGGTGCCTTCACCCCCACCTGCTCGCTCAACCACCTGCCCGGCTTTCTGGAAAACCGCGATGCCTTCCTCGCCAAGGGCGTGGATGATATTGCCGTGATCTCGGTCAATGACTGGCATGTGATGGGGGCCTGGGCCGAGCATTCCGGCGGCATGGGCAAGATCCATTTCCTCGCCGACTGGAACGGTGCCTTCACCCGGGCGCTCGGCCTTGATGCCGATCTCTCCGGCGGTGGTCTCGGCCTGCGCTCGAAGCGCTATTCGATGCTGGTCGAGGATGGTGTGGTGACAGCCCTCAATCTCGAGGAAAACCCCGGCCAGGCCACCGTTTCCGGCGCTGCCGCCATGCTCGGACAGCTCTGA
- a CDS encoding EAL domain-containing protein, whose protein sequence is MTPTLPVSLTSFARGICIFLLAAFVSLAAFSAARAVEPVRISREDTALDLTATTEIYNNQGDKLTVTAADGPDGIRRRFAVEASTGNHQGDWAVFALANVTDEQIERLIVAPHYRLVNSKVFWPDLGSQRIVAITPSEGFALDRQPSSEADVFRITLNPGSVITFAVELASPELPQIYLWQPDAYKDTVNSFTLYRGIVLGIAGLLAVFLTILFVVKGTSMLPATAALAWAVLGYICVDFGFLEKLITLTASDERIWRASTEVALAAGLVIFLFTYLNLSRWHVNLGYATFAWVLGLGLMFGVAVYDPSIAAGVARLSYAMTAAAGIVLIIYLGFNRYDRAILLVPAWVLILVWLFGAWMTVTGQLANDVVQPALGGGLVLIVLLIGFTVMQHAFAGGALQQGLFSDLERQALALTGSGDTVWDWDVARDRVVTIPDLSAKLGLPAGAMHGAVRNWLPRLHPDDRDRFRATLDVLLEHRKGRLSHEFRIRAEDGHFHWLAIRARPVLGSNGEIIRCVGTIIDVTEQKNSIDRLLNDALQDNLTGLPNRQIFLDRLETMLTLAPTDDAMRPTVMIIDIDRYKLVNEALGIAAGDNILIALTRRLRRLLKQQDTLARLSGDQFGLILVSETNPAKVADFADAISQAISVPLNFANREVVLTASIGLATWVDQQESATSLANDAELAMYRAKKAGGNRVEPFQPAFRSMGSDRMQMEADLRRALERRELTLTYQPVIRLTDAEIAGFEGMLRWDHPKRGQVPAGEFMAAAENTGLCGQLNAFALERAAQDLLGWQSQTGDVPIFVSVSIVSGQLLNNELCSDVKTVLTRTQCPPEQLKLELGETMVMENPEQSRLVLEKLKQSGIGLALTDFGTGYSSLSYLAKFPFDTIKLDKALVGGDGERRAILLRSLIGMARDLGMDVVAESIESDEDAMELARLGCKFGQSYLFGAPMASDSVLRLLKERFPLTKRA, encoded by the coding sequence ATGACACCCACATTGCCCGTGTCCTTGACGTCTTTTGCGCGCGGGATCTGCATTTTCCTGCTGGCCGCTTTCGTTTCGCTCGCCGCCTTCTCCGCCGCCCGCGCCGTCGAGCCGGTGAGGATTTCGCGCGAAGACACCGCGCTCGACCTGACCGCCACCACCGAAATCTACAACAACCAGGGCGACAAGCTGACAGTGACGGCCGCCGACGGGCCTGACGGCATTCGCCGCCGCTTTGCCGTCGAGGCCAGCACCGGCAACCACCAGGGGGACTGGGCGGTCTTCGCGCTCGCCAATGTCACCGACGAGCAGATCGAACGGCTGATCGTCGCCCCCCATTACCGGCTGGTGAATTCCAAGGTCTTCTGGCCGGATCTCGGCTCGCAGCGAATCGTGGCAATCACCCCCAGCGAGGGCTTTGCGCTTGACCGGCAGCCAAGTTCGGAGGCCGATGTGTTCCGGATCACGCTGAACCCCGGCTCGGTGATCACCTTTGCCGTCGAGCTTGCCTCGCCGGAACTGCCGCAGATCTATCTCTGGCAACCCGATGCCTACAAGGATACGGTCAATTCCTTCACGCTGTATCGCGGCATCGTGCTCGGCATTGCCGGTCTGCTGGCGGTGTTCCTGACCATTCTGTTCGTCGTCAAGGGCACCTCGATGCTGCCCGCCACCGCAGCGCTCGCCTGGGCGGTGCTCGGCTATATCTGCGTCGATTTCGGCTTTCTCGAAAAGCTGATCACGCTCACTGCCAGCGACGAGCGGATCTGGCGGGCCTCGACCGAGGTGGCGCTGGCGGCGGGGCTGGTGATCTTCCTGTTCACCTATCTCAATCTCAGCCGCTGGCACGTCAATCTCGGCTATGCGACCTTTGCCTGGGTGCTGGGCCTCGGCCTGATGTTCGGCGTCGCGGTCTATGATCCCTCGATTGCCGCAGGCGTTGCCCGGCTTTCCTATGCGATGACGGCAGCGGCCGGCATCGTGCTGATCATCTATCTCGGCTTCAACCGCTATGACCGTGCCATCCTGCTGGTGCCGGCCTGGGTGCTGATCCTGGTCTGGCTGTTCGGGGCCTGGATGACGGTGACCGGCCAGCTGGCCAATGACGTGGTCCAGCCGGCGCTCGGCGGCGGGCTGGTGCTGATCGTGCTTTTGATCGGCTTTACCGTGATGCAGCACGCCTTTGCCGGCGGCGCCCTGCAGCAGGGACTGTTTTCCGATCTCGAACGCCAGGCGCTGGCGCTGACCGGCTCCGGCGATACGGTCTGGGACTGGGATGTGGCGCGTGACCGGGTGGTGACGATCCCCGACCTTTCCGCAAAGCTCGGCCTGCCCGCCGGCGCCATGCACGGGGCGGTGCGCAACTGGCTGCCGCGGCTTCACCCCGATGACCGCGACCGGTTCCGCGCCACGCTCGACGTGCTGCTGGAACATCGCAAGGGACGACTTTCCCATGAATTCCGCATCCGCGCCGAAGATGGCCACTTCCACTGGCTGGCGATCCGCGCCCGGCCGGTGCTGGGCTCGAATGGCGAAATCATCCGCTGCGTCGGCACCATCATCGATGTCACCGAACAGAAGAATTCCATCGACCGGCTGCTGAACGATGCGCTGCAGGACAACCTGACCGGCCTGCCGAACCGGCAGATCTTCCTCGACCGGCTGGAGACCATGCTGACGCTGGCCCCCACGGATGACGCGATGCGGCCGACGGTGATGATCATCGACATCGACCGCTACAAGCTGGTCAACGAAGCACTGGGGATTGCGGCGGGCGACAATATCCTGATCGCGCTCACAAGGCGGCTGCGCCGCCTGCTGAAGCAGCAGGACACGCTGGCCAGGCTTTCCGGCGACCAGTTCGGCCTGATCCTGGTGTCGGAGACCAACCCGGCCAAGGTCGCCGATTTCGCCGATGCGATCAGCCAGGCGATTTCCGTGCCGCTCAACTTCGCCAATCGCGAGGTGGTGCTGACCGCCTCCATCGGCCTTGCCACCTGGGTCGACCAGCAGGAAAGCGCCACAAGCCTTGCCAATGATGCGGAACTGGCGATGTACCGGGCCAAGAAGGCCGGCGGCAACCGGGTCGAACCCTTCCAGCCCGCCTTCCGCTCGATGGGCTCCGACCGGATGCAGATGGAGGCGGATTTGCGCCGGGCGCTGGAGCGGCGCGAGCTGACACTCACCTACCAGCCGGTGATCCGGCTGACGGACGCGGAAATTGCCGGCTTTGAGGGCATGCTGCGCTGGGATCACCCCAAGCGCGGCCAGGTGCCTGCGGGCGAGTTCATGGCGGCGGCGGAAAATACCGGGCTGTGCGGCCAGCTCAACGCCTTCGCACTGGAACGGGCCGCACAGGACCTGCTCGGCTGGCAAAGCCAGACCGGCGATGTGCCGATCTTCGTCTCGGTCAGCATCGTCAGCGGCCAGTTGCTGAACAACGAACTGTGCAGCGATGTAAAGACCGTGCTGACCCGTACCCAGTGCCCGCCCGAACAGTTGAAGCTGGAACTCGGCGAGACAATGGTGATGGAAAACCCGGAACAGTCGCGCCTCGTGCTGGAAAAGCTGAAGCAGAGCGGCATCGGTCTTGCCCTCACCGATTTCGGCACCGGCTATTCCTCGCTGTCCTACCTGGCGAAGTTCCCCTTCGACACGATCAAGCTCGACAAGGCGCTGGTTGGCGGCGATGGCGAACGGCGCGCCATCCTGCTGCGCTCGCTGATCGGCATGGCGCGCGATCTCGGCATGGATGTGGTGGCCGAAAGCATCGAGAGCGACGAGGATGCGATGGAACTGGCGCGTCTCGGCTGCAAATTCGGCCAGAGCTACCTGTTTGGTGCCCCGATGGCCAGCGACAGCGTGCTGCGGCTGCTGAAGGAACGGTTTCCGCTGACGAAACGGGCGTGA
- the ispH gene encoding 4-hydroxy-3-methylbut-2-enyl diphosphate reductase: protein MTLTSRPPLTIRLCGPRGFCAGVDRAIQIVVLALKSYGAPVYVRHEIVHNRYVVEGLEAKGAVFVEELDEIPPEHRHQPVVFSAHGVPKSVPADAEARKLFYLDATCPLVSKVHKQAMRHQRLGRHIVLIGHAGHPEVIGTMGQLPEGSVSLIETIADVDAFEAEDPRNLGYVTQTTLSVDDTAEVIARLQQRFPELTAPSADSICYATTNRQEAVKQAAPGCDLFLIVGAPNSSNSKRLVEVALRAGAKRAILVQRASEIDWDDAGQIATVGLSAGASAPEVIVNEIIEAFRARYAATVELADTVEENEHFLVNRELRNIELTQADMAFVNGE from the coding sequence ATGACTCTCACTTCAAGACCCCCCTTAACGATCCGGCTCTGCGGCCCGCGCGGTTTTTGTGCGGGTGTCGACCGGGCCATCCAGATCGTCGTGCTGGCGCTGAAATCCTATGGCGCACCGGTCTATGTCCGTCATGAGATCGTGCATAACCGCTATGTGGTCGAAGGGCTGGAGGCAAAGGGGGCGGTATTTGTCGAGGAACTCGACGAGATCCCCCCCGAGCATCGCCATCAGCCGGTGGTGTTTTCCGCCCATGGCGTGCCGAAATCGGTTCCGGCGGATGCCGAGGCGCGCAAGCTCTTCTATCTCGATGCGACCTGCCCGCTGGTCTCCAAGGTCCACAAGCAGGCGATGCGCCACCAGCGGCTCGGTCGCCATATCGTGCTGATCGGCCATGCCGGGCATCCCGAGGTGATCGGCACCATGGGGCAATTGCCGGAAGGATCGGTGTCGCTGATCGAGACGATTGCCGATGTCGATGCCTTCGAGGCCGAAGATCCGCGCAATCTCGGCTATGTCACCCAGACGACGCTGTCGGTGGATGATACGGCCGAAGTCATCGCCCGGCTGCAGCAACGCTTTCCGGAACTGACCGCCCCTTCCGCCGACAGTATCTGCTATGCCACCACCAACCGGCAGGAGGCGGTCAAGCAGGCGGCCCCGGGCTGCGACCTGTTCCTGATCGTCGGGGCGCCGAATTCCTCGAATTCGAAGCGGCTGGTGGAGGTGGCGCTGCGCGCCGGTGCCAAACGCGCCATCCTGGTGCAGCGGGCGTCGGAGATCGACTGGGACGACGCGGGGCAGATTGCTACTGTCGGCCTCTCCGCCGGTGCATCCGCTCCCGAAGTGATCGTCAACGAGATCATCGAGGCGTTTCGCGCCCGCTATGCGGCAACCGTCGAGCTTGCCGATACGGTGGAGGAAAACGAGCATTTCCTGGTCAACCGGGAACTGCGCAACATCGAACTGACGCAGGCCGACATGGCTTTCGTAAACGGGGAATAA
- a CDS encoding GNAT family protein: MTRSVFRFFSRQHNPVELSGDRIFLRLPRPQDYRAWQKLRADSRDFLQPWEPKWRPDELSGSAFRARLNRYEQEYEAGQSIALFLFERVSGELMGGLTIGLIRRGVAQSCMIGYWMGEKFAGQGGMARALDLVIPHIFGPLELHRIEAACIAENRRSVRLLEKAGFQQEGCLRDYLKINGQWRDHLMFSLLASDRNRTEETS, encoded by the coding sequence ATGACACGGTCGGTGTTCCGCTTCTTCTCCCGGCAGCACAATCCGGTGGAGCTTTCCGGCGACCGGATTTTCCTGCGGCTGCCACGGCCCCAGGATTACCGCGCCTGGCAGAAATTGCGGGCGGACAGCCGGGATTTCCTGCAGCCCTGGGAGCCGAAATGGCGACCGGACGAGCTGTCCGGCAGTGCCTTTCGCGCCCGGCTGAACCGCTATGAACAGGAATATGAGGCGGGGCAGTCCATTGCCCTGTTCCTGTTCGAGCGGGTGAGCGGGGAGCTGATGGGGGGCCTTACCATCGGGCTGATCCGCCGGGGTGTGGCGCAAAGCTGCATGATCGGCTACTGGATGGGCGAGAAATTTGCCGGACAGGGCGGCATGGCACGGGCGCTCGACCTCGTCATCCCCCATATCTTCGGGCCGCTCGAGTTGCACCGCATCGAGGCAGCCTGTATTGCGGAGAACAGGCGCAGTGTCCGCCTCCTTGAAAAGGCCGGATTTCAACAGGAAGGCTGCCTGAGGGATTATCTGAAGATCAACGGCCAATGGCGTGATCATCTGATGTTTTCCCTTCTGGCAAGCGACAGGAACAGGACCGAAGAGACCTCATGA
- the rnhA gene encoding ribonuclease HI has translation MKKVELYTDGACSGNPGPGGWGAILRYGEVEKELFGGEADTTNNRMELMAAISGLNGLKSPCEVDLYTDSAYVKDGITKWIFGWKKNGWKTADRKPVKNAELWQQLEAARDRHKVTLHWVKGHAGHPENERADELARKGMEPFKKR, from the coding sequence ATGAAGAAGGTGGAGCTTTATACGGATGGAGCCTGTTCGGGCAATCCCGGTCCCGGTGGCTGGGGGGCGATCCTGCGCTATGGCGAGGTGGAGAAGGAATTGTTCGGCGGCGAGGCCGACACCACCAACAACCGCATGGAACTGATGGCGGCGATTTCAGGCCTCAACGGGCTGAAAAGTCCCTGTGAGGTCGATCTCTATACCGACAGCGCCTATGTCAAGGACGGGATCACCAAGTGGATCTTCGGCTGGAAGAAGAATGGCTGGAAAACCGCCGACAGGAAGCCGGTGAAGAATGCCGAACTCTGGCAACAGCTCGAAGCGGCGCGTGACCGCCACAAGGTCACGCTCCACTGGGTCAAGGGCCATGCCGGCCATCCGGAAAACGAACGGGCCGACGAACTCGCCCGCAAGGGCATGGAACCGTTCAAGAAGCGGTAG
- a CDS encoding protein-disulfide reductase DsbD domain-containing protein, which yields MQAKKRPIHAMVLALVFSTLPLMIPAARAETTAWVDNEGGRMRVIALPPEADGTVRALLQIEPKPGWITYWREPGESGIPPQVSVSGGAALQGLAYPVPKVLSLGNLRDIGYDSAVSLPVMLEKASGPATLDAFIGICNRICIPFQAQFALGLTGSPALPGEEAAIGAATALLPRQSSADLTINAASITGETMTLDVTVPPGTTATEAIVTGPPGYVFSARGRKPSGNRAVIAVSLTGLPAKPAPAAIQWQALIKAGNRAIEMPVTPE from the coding sequence ATGCAGGCCAAGAAACGACCTATTCATGCCATGGTGCTGGCGCTGGTTTTCAGCACGCTGCCGCTCATGATCCCGGCAGCGCGGGCCGAGACCACCGCCTGGGTGGACAATGAGGGCGGGCGGATGCGGGTGATTGCCCTGCCGCCTGAGGCCGATGGCACGGTGCGCGCCCTGCTTCAGATCGAGCCGAAGCCCGGCTGGATCACCTATTGGCGCGAGCCGGGGGAAAGCGGCATCCCGCCGCAGGTCTCAGTCAGCGGTGGTGCCGCGCTGCAGGGGCTCGCCTATCCCGTGCCAAAGGTGCTCTCCCTCGGCAATTTGCGCGATATCGGCTATGACAGTGCCGTGTCCCTGCCTGTGATGCTGGAGAAAGCCTCCGGCCCTGCGACGCTTGACGCCTTCATCGGCATCTGCAACCGGATCTGCATTCCCTTTCAGGCGCAGTTTGCTCTGGGCCTGACGGGCAGTCCGGCTCTCCCGGGCGAAGAGGCGGCAATCGGGGCCGCCACTGCCCTGCTGCCCCGTCAGTCTTCGGCAGACCTTACGATTAACGCAGCGTCGATCACCGGCGAAACCATGACGCTTGACGTCACCGTGCCGCCGGGAACGACCGCGACCGAGGCAATCGTCACGGGTCCGCCGGGCTATGTGTTTTCCGCGCGTGGCCGGAAACCTTCGGGCAACCGGGCGGTGATCGCGGTATCGCTAACCGGCCTGCCTGCAAAGCCCGCCCCCGCCGCCATCCAGTGGCAGGCACTGATCAAGGCGGGCAACCGCGCCATTGAAATGCCGGTCACACCCGAATAG
- a CDS encoding homoserine kinase, with product MAVYTDISEDDLKCFLAEYEVGTLLSYKGIAEGVENSNFLLHTSTEPLILTLYEKRVDKGDLPFFLGLMQHLAAAGLSCPLPLARRDGAMLGELSGRPAALISFLEGMWLRKPEARHCREVGKALAAMHVAGANFAIKRPNALSLAGWRELWDRSEARADEVETGLSAEIRGEMAELETRWPKDLPAGVIHADLFPDNVFFIGDDLSGLIDFYFACNDLLAYDVSICLNAWCFEKDGSYNITKGKALLEGYQSVRPMSAAELDALPVLSRGSALRFFLTRLYDWLTTPAGALVVKKDPLEYLKKLRFHRQVGSVSEYGLI from the coding sequence GTGGCCGTCTATACCGATATCAGCGAAGACGATCTGAAGTGCTTTCTGGCCGAATACGAGGTGGGGACGCTCCTCTCCTACAAGGGGATTGCCGAGGGGGTGGAAAACTCGAATTTCCTGCTCCACACCAGCACCGAACCGCTGATCCTGACGCTCTATGAAAAGCGGGTGGACAAGGGTGACCTGCCGTTTTTTCTCGGGCTGATGCAGCATCTGGCCGCCGCAGGCCTGTCCTGCCCCCTGCCGCTGGCGCGCCGGGATGGCGCAATGCTCGGCGAACTCTCGGGCCGCCCCGCTGCGCTGATTTCCTTCCTTGAGGGCATGTGGCTGCGCAAGCCGGAGGCCAGGCATTGCCGCGAGGTCGGCAAGGCGCTGGCCGCCATGCATGTCGCCGGGGCGAATTTCGCCATCAAGCGGCCGAATGCCCTGTCGCTTGCCGGCTGGCGGGAGCTCTGGGACAGGTCGGAAGCCCGGGCCGACGAGGTGGAGACGGGGCTTTCCGCCGAGATTCGCGGCGAAATGGCGGAGCTTGAAACCCGCTGGCCGAAGGACCTGCCTGCGGGTGTCATCCATGCCGACCTGTTTCCGGACAATGTCTTCTTCATCGGCGACGACCTCTCCGGTCTCATTGATTTCTATTTCGCCTGCAACGACCTGCTCGCCTATGACGTGTCGATCTGCCTCAATGCCTGGTGCTTCGAGAAGGACGGGTCTTACAACATCACCAAGGGCAAGGCGCTGCTTGAGGGCTACCAGTCTGTCCGCCCGATGTCGGCCGCCGAACTCGATGCGCTGCCGGTTCTTTCACGCGGTTCGGCGCTCCGGTTCTTCCTGACACGGCTCTATGACTGGCTGACCACGCCCGCAGGTGCGCTGGTGGTCAAGAAGGACCCGCTTGAATATCTGAAGAAGCTGCGCTTCCACCGGCAGGTGGGCTCGGTTTCGGAATATGGATTGATATGA
- a CDS encoding IS30 family transposase produces MGQHYQHFSAFERNFLQSRLNMGNTQAWIALALGRSRSTVSREVRRNAPPASPSHSCYDAGIASRASLSRRRRGLVRLAEGTALRETVFRQIRLGWSPQQISGRLKHMDEPETVAHETIYRAIYILPKGELRKQLIGLLRQGHKLRRPRAQGKDRRGSLPGMVSVHARPASVLTRELPGDWEGDLIKGAGNASCIGTLAERKTRYVILTKMKDASADAALAGFSRGLSRVPQAMRTSMTYDQGKEMAQHTELAKRLNIKVYFCDPHSPWQRPTNENTNGLIRQYLPKGIDLSIYSQKDLDKIADSLNNRPRQTLGFRTPLEAYQTEISNQPVALQK; encoded by the coding sequence ATGGGTCAGCATTATCAGCATTTTAGCGCTTTTGAGCGCAACTTTCTCCAGAGCCGTTTGAATATGGGCAACACGCAGGCGTGGATCGCTCTGGCTCTTGGCCGGTCGCGATCGACTGTGTCTCGGGAGGTTCGCCGCAACGCGCCGCCAGCGTCGCCTTCTCACTCATGCTATGACGCGGGCATTGCTTCCAGAGCCTCTTTGTCGCGCCGCCGTCGCGGACTGGTCAGGCTTGCGGAAGGGACGGCCTTGCGGGAGACTGTTTTCAGGCAGATACGTCTGGGCTGGTCCCCGCAGCAGATTTCCGGCAGGTTAAAGCACATGGACGAGCCCGAGACAGTGGCGCACGAGACGATTTACCGGGCGATCTACATCCTGCCGAAAGGCGAATTGCGCAAGCAACTCATAGGCTTGCTTCGACAGGGGCATAAATTGCGCCGCCCCCGCGCTCAAGGCAAGGACCGGCGCGGCAGCCTGCCTGGCATGGTGTCGGTGCATGCGCGTCCGGCGTCCGTGCTGACCCGTGAACTGCCCGGCGACTGGGAGGGTGACCTGATCAAGGGCGCCGGAAATGCCAGTTGCATCGGCACGCTGGCCGAACGCAAAACCCGCTATGTCATTCTGACGAAGATGAAGGATGCCAGCGCGGATGCAGCACTTGCCGGGTTCTCGCGCGGCCTGTCGCGTGTCCCTCAAGCGATGCGCACCAGCATGACCTACGACCAGGGAAAAGAAATGGCTCAGCACACCGAGCTGGCTAAGCGGCTGAATATAAAAGTATATTTCTGCGATCCGCATAGCCCGTGGCAGCGACCCACCAACGAAAATACCAATGGCCTGATCCGCCAGTATCTGCCAAAAGGCATCGATCTCAGCATCTACTCCCAGAAGGACCTCGACAAAATCGCCGACAGCCTCAATAATCGACCAAGACAAACACTCGGATTCAGAACACCCCTCGAAGCCTATCAAACCGAAATCTCAAACCAGCCTGTTGCACTTCAGAAATGA